The following proteins come from a genomic window of Clostridiales bacterium:
- a CDS encoding tyrosine-type recombinase/integrase: protein MLADTTYQEELKQRRTLKLRGLVDKLPRLCRQYFIGIEPTTSVMTRIAYAYDLGIFFNYLHDYNEYFKQKKLRDISINDLERVSSDDIELFLEYLNLYTRSDTNNPDVSYEYSNNNKGKARKLSSIRSLYKYFYKRHKIKVDPSLFVETPKIKQKPIIRLEVDEVANLLDTVESGDKLTDTQLRYQKYTRLRDLAILTLFLGTGIRVSELVGINISDIDFKINGFKITRKGGNQVILYFSNEVKNTLIEYLKDRNKIRTISGHEDALFISLQRKRISVRTVENLVKKYTRIVTNLKNISPHKLRSTYGTNLYRETGDIYLVADVLGHKDVNTTKKHYAAIDDEKRRMAAKVVKLRED from the coding sequence ATGCTTGCAGATACAACTTATCAGGAAGAATTAAAACAGCGCAGAACTTTAAAGTTAAGAGGATTGGTAGACAAATTGCCCAGACTGTGCAGACAGTATTTTATAGGCATTGAGCCTACGACCTCCGTTATGACAAGAATTGCTTACGCTTACGATCTTGGCATATTCTTTAACTACCTTCATGACTACAATGAATATTTCAAGCAAAAAAAATTACGCGATATCTCCATTAATGACCTTGAACGTGTAAGCTCAGATGATATTGAATTATTCCTTGAATATTTAAATCTATATACCAGGAGTGATACTAATAATCCTGATGTTTCATATGAGTATTCCAATAATAATAAAGGCAAAGCGAGAAAGTTATCTTCCATAAGGTCCTTATATAAATATTTTTATAAAAGGCATAAAATCAAGGTAGATCCCTCTTTATTCGTTGAAACCCCAAAGATTAAGCAAAAACCCATTATAAGGCTGGAGGTTGATGAGGTTGCAAATCTCCTCGATACTGTAGAATCCGGAGATAAACTTACGGATACACAGCTTAGATATCAGAAATACACACGCTTAAGGGACCTTGCAATACTGACTCTGTTTCTCGGAACAGGCATAAGAGTAAGCGAACTTGTAGGAATAAATATATCCGATATCGATTTTAAAATAAATGGTTTTAAGATCACCAGAAAAGGCGGAAACCAGGTTATATTATATTTCAGCAACGAGGTCAAAAATACTCTAATTGAATATCTGAAGGACAGAAATAAAATAAGGACAATATCAGGACACGAAGATGCGCTTTTTATCTCCCTTCAAAGGAAAAGAATAAGTGTTAGAACCGTAGAAAATCTGGTAAAAAAGTATACAAGAATAGTCACCAATTTAAAGAATATATCCCCTCACAAGCTCAGAAGCACATATGGTACCAATCTTTACAGGGAAACCGGTGATATATATCTTGTCGCAGATGTACTGGGGCACAAGGATGTTAACACTACTAAAAAGCACTATGCTGCCATCGACGATGAAAAAAGAAGAATGGCAGCAAAAGTTGTGAAGCTCAGGGAAGATTGA